In Candidatus Paceibacterota bacterium, the genomic stretch ATAACGGGTGTGGATAACTTTAGGGGAGAGCCGTTTCTGGAAGTGCCTATACGTCGCACAATGTATCTTGTGCGACATGAAGCTAGAGGGGGCCCTTCCCTCTCAATCAAAAAAGAAAATTTGGAATATGATATTCTAGTACTACCGTTATGATTTTTACGAGCCTTTCGCCAAACACTGAGCGCGACGATATTTCCCTCGCAATTCGCTTGCGGTTTTTTCCGTGGACGAGGAATAAGACTCTTGGGTTTAGGGGTCGCCTTGAGCATGCGATTTCGACCTATATTCCCCTTCCCCACGCCTTTGCTTTTGATAGCGGGCGAACAAGTTTGTTTGCGATTCTTTCTGCATTAAATCTTTCTTCAACTGATGAAGTGCTTCTTCAAGCCTACACATGCGTCGCAGTGCCGGGGCCGATACTTTGGGTGGGTGCTAAGCCTGTTTATGTCGATAGTTTGGAGGACTTTACGATGAATCCTGAAGACCTCCAGAAAAAAATTACTTCGAAAAGTAGGGTACTCATCATCCAACATACATTCGGCACGCCGGCGCATTTAGAGGAACTTCTTTTGATAGCCCGAAGACATAATCTTTTTGTCATTGAAGACTGCGCGCATGCGCTTGGTGCAGAATATAAAGGGAAGAAGGTTGGCAGCTTCGGTGATGCAAGTTTCTTTAGTTTCGGGCGGGATAAAGTTCTTTCTTCGGTGTTTGGTGGCGTACTTTTAGTGAAAGATGCGCGAATCGCAAACAATGTCCGGGCACTCTACGCATCATATTCTGAATCAAAATGGGGTTGGGTGAAGAAACAACTCAATCATCCAATCATCTTTGCTTTGGGAAAACCGCTTTATTCCGCAGCAAATATCGGCAAGATCTTCATCGAAATTTGCAAGCGCTTAGGGGTTTTTTCAAAAGCAGTTGAAAAGACAGAACTTTCCGGAGGCAAACCAAGCTTCGTCTTTCATAAAATGTCAGATATTTTGGCCTTTGTTGCGCTTCATCAATTTGCGAAGCTTTCTGCGTTCAATGAGCATCGCCGCCAGATAGCAGAAGTGTATGAACGAGAACTCGCTTCGATTTCTCGAATCGTGAAGCCTCTGAAAGTGAAAGATGAAATAAGAAAAAGCATCTATCTTCGCTACACAATCCTTATCGATCTGCCATCAAAGCTTGCATTGTTTTTGAAGACGCGAGGAGTGCGCCTTGGTAATTGGTATACGGACGCGATAGCCCCAGAAGGAGTTCAGTATGAAAAAATTCAATTTGCGCTCGCAGAGAACCCTCGCGCGAAAGAGCTTTCGGAAAAATCGATAAATTTGCCGACTAGTATCCAGATATCAGTGCAGGACGCGAAAAAAATCGCAAACGCAATAAAAGATTTCTTCCATGCAAGTAAGGGAAATTAATTCAAAAGAAGAGCTTGAATCATTTCTCATGCGGGTTAAACCGGCAACTTTTCTTATTTCTTGGAATTGGGGAGAGTTTGAGAAAAAGATGGGAAACAAACTTTGGAGACTTGGTGTCTATAATGAAGGGAAGCTTGTCGCGGTTTCGAG encodes the following:
- a CDS encoding DegT/DnrJ/EryC1/StrS family aminotransferase yields the protein MIFTSLSPNTERDDISLAIRLRFFPWTRNKTLGFRGRLEHAISTYIPLPHAFAFDSGRTSLFAILSALNLSSTDEVLLQAYTCVAVPGPILWVGAKPVYVDSLEDFTMNPEDLQKKITSKSRVLIIQHTFGTPAHLEELLLIARRHNLFVIEDCAHALGAEYKGKKVGSFGDASFFSFGRDKVLSSVFGGVLLVKDARIANNVRALYASYSESKWGWVKKQLNHPIIFALGKPLYSAANIGKIFIEICKRLGVFSKAVEKTELSGGKPSFVFHKMSDILAFVALHQFAKLSAFNEHRRQIAEVYERELASISRIVKPLKVKDEIRKSIYLRYTILIDLPSKLALFLKTRGVRLGNWYTDAIAPEGVQYEKIQFALAENPRAKELSEKSINLPTSIQISVQDAKKIANAIKDFFHASKGN